DNA from Candidatus Eremiobacteraceae bacterium:
CCGTGCCCACCACCCCGACGGTCAAAGGCAGATCCACCAGCGTCTTGCCGGTCTTGTCCTTGATCGAGATGTGCCGCACGTTCCCCTCGCGGATGATCTCGTTGATCTTCTTGAGCAGATCCTCGCCTCTGATCTTCCATTCCTCGCGGCACGGACCGGCTTTCTCGGTTGTCGTCGTGTCTACCATGGATGTCTCCTTTGTCAAAGCGATCATGTCAGTTCTCATCGTACCCGCGCTGCGGGAAGGCGGCGTGAAGCGTCGATAAAGGCGAGGGCAAAGTCCGAGATGCGTGCGCGGAAAGTCGCTTGGCGGCGAGCGCCTAGGCCGCGCAGCGGCGCGTGCCGAAATCGCCCGATACTAACAGCATGGCTTCAACGGCCCGTCTGCCATCCGAAGCGCGCCTCGACGTGCTCGACGGTCTCCGCGGCATCGCCATCCTTATGGTGGTGTGGTGGCATCTTTGGCTGTTCTCGTGGCTGACGCCGCGCCTCACGCTCTTCGGACACGACATCCCGATCGTCATGGTGCCGGGCACCGGATTGATGGGCGTCGAGCTGTTCTTCTTCCTCAGCGGGTTCGTGCTGTTCTATCCATACGCGCGGCACTTGTTCGAAGGCCGCCCGCTGCAGACGGTCAGGCAGTTCGCGTACCGGCGCTTCATCAAGATCGTGCCGTCCTACGTCATCGCGCTCGTGGCGGCGGCCATCCTGATCGGCGAATTCACGACGTTCAAAGACGTCATCAGGCAGGTGGTGACGCATCTGCTCTTCATCCACATCTTCTGGGTCGACACCTGGGTCGGCGTCAACGGCGTGCTGTGGAGCTTAGGCGTCGAGATCCAATTCTATCTGATCTTCCCCGCCCTGTGCTGGCTCTTCCGCCGGCAGCCGATGATGACGTATCTGTTGATGGTCGCGATCGCGGTCGGCTATCGGCTGTTCGCCGCGCATACCGATGTAGGCAATTACGTCTTGATGGGCCAGATGCCGGCCTATCTCGATCTCTTCGCCGACGGCATGCTGGCGGCGTGGATATTCGTGTGGATGCGCAGTCACCTGCCCGTCGAGC
Protein-coding regions in this window:
- a CDS encoding acyltransferase, translating into MASTARLPSEARLDVLDGLRGIAILMVVWWHLWLFSWLTPRLTLFGHDIPIVMVPGTGLMGVELFFFLSGFVLFYPYARHLFEGRPLQTVRQFAYRRFIKIVPSYVIALVAAAILIGEFTTFKDVIRQVVTHLLFIHIFWVDTWVGVNGVLWSLGVEIQFYLIFPALCWLFRRQPMMTYLLMVAIAVGYRLFAAHTDVGNYVLMGQMPAYLDLFADGMLAAWIFVWMRSHLPVERFEWLATLVAVGAAAGLCAMLGAMFTHLYEPNQYAPWQAANRLYWGGLLAVFAVAALFSYRPLHAIIANRFFVFMGVISYNMYLWHNVLMLWMLKHRFPAPSTADPHADERWKWAYTISSLAITFAVSIFVTYAIERPLLKRGFGAIGDLFKRRAPVAEHPPVAVVNDG
- a CDS encoding DUF4342 domain-containing protein translates to MVDTTTTEKAGPCREEWKIRGEDLLKKINEIIREGNVRHISIKDKTGKTLVDLPLTVGVVGTALAPVLAAVGAIAALVSECTISVERQA